In Nomascus leucogenys isolate Asia chromosome 6, Asia_NLE_v1, whole genome shotgun sequence, one DNA window encodes the following:
- the SLC30A4 gene encoding zinc transporter 4 isoform X2, whose amino-acid sequence MAGSGAWKRLKSLLRKDDAPLFLNDTSAFDFSDEAGDEGLSRFNKLRVVVADDGSEAPERPVNGAHPTLQADDDSLLDQDLPLTNSQLSLKVDSCDNCSKQREILKQRKVKTRLTIAAVLYLLFMIGELVGGYIANSLAIMTDALHMLTDLSAIILTLLALWLSSKSPTKRFTFGFHRLGWNTMTPS is encoded by the exons ATGGCCGGCTCTGGCGCGTGGAAGCGCCTCAAATCTCTGCTAAGGAAGGATGATGCGCCGCTGTTTTTAAATGACACCAGCGCCTTTGACTTCTCGGATGAGGCGGGGGACGAGGGGCTTTCTCGGTTCAACAAACTTCGAGTTGTGGTGGCCGATGACGGTTCCGAAGCCCCGGAAAGGCCTGTTAACGGGGCGCACCCGACCCTCCAGGCCGACGATGATTCCTTACTGGACCAAGACTTACCTTTGACCAACAGTCAGCTGAGTTTGAAGGTGGACTCCTGTGACAACTGCAGCAAACAGAGAGAGATACTGaagcagagaaaggtgaaaaccaggTTGACCATTGCTGCCGTTCTTTACTTGCTTTTCATGATTGGAGAACTTGTAG GCGGATACATTGCAAATAGCCTAGCAATCATGACAGATGCACTTCATATGTTAACGGACCTAAGCGCCATCATACTCACCCTGCTTGCTTTGTGGCTATCATCAAAATCACCAACCAAAAGATTCACCTTTGGATTTCATCGCTTAG gctggaatacaatgacaccatcatag